The Apium graveolens cultivar Ventura chromosome 3, ASM990537v1, whole genome shotgun sequence sequence ATTTAAGTATAAATTCATGTCTAAACTACAGAGGGTAAGTAGAGAGATTTCTAAAAGCATGAAGTCCACAATTCTATTAAATGTAAGCTTACACAAATAGCACCTCTCAACATGCACAAGACAAATCAACTCCAATTAACATTACAGGCCAATAGTACTACTAAACATCAAGAACCTCACACACTTCTAGCCATCATCTCTTGAAACATCCTGTATGATTCTTGTTTCTCCAACAAAAACTTCTCGTGGCAGTTAGCAATGAACATATCAGCAAGCTTGTCAATCTCATTCATATCTTCAGTTTTAGACTCCTCCTGAACCTTTCGTTCAAGCCAATGGAGGTACCCGGAAAGCTGTGATTCCTCAATGTCGCTGCATCCGGGCGATATAATAGAATTCCATGTGTTATCATGATAAATATGACTAATAGGTGAGGGCACCGGTAACACGTGAGAGGAACACCAATTGTAGTGTAGTCTAAAGGAACCAAAAAAAagtttgtttttgtttttttgcCTCCTAGTAGGTTGTATAAAGTTTAGGAGCTGGATTTCCTTAATAAGATCAATGAGGATGGATTTGGCCTTGGTGAGAGCACGAGCGATGCGACACAAATGTGACAAAATGTATGTGTGAACAATACTTTTGAGTTTCATGGTGCTTAAGGCCGTAGGGGAAGAAGAAGATGGAGATTTGACACAGAAAACATGCAGGGAGTGGGGAGAGTTTAGATGAGAGGGACCAGCCATTTTTGTGGTAGGGGATAATATGAACAGTTCCTGTAACTTGATTTATAAAGGGAGACGTTTACAAACCAAACCAACACTACATGTTAGGTAATTAAATAAAGTGGAAACAACTTTGCATATATATTAAAATTGAACTTGTAATTGCCATTGTTTTGACACTAAGGCAGAAGCTTGTGCATGATCTCATATGGTACTTGTTTAGTTTAAAGGACCACTAGAAATGGTAAACGCAATAGGCCTTGGTTATATCACAATTTAATATTAAACTTAAGTATTGCTTAAGAAAGACTTCACAAAAATTGTAATTCATTTCCAAGGAATATTTTATTTGTATAAGGGCCACTGCATTTGCAATTGCATGAACTATAGCAAAATCGAAGAATAACACATGCATAAATTATGTTGATCTTATTTATGATTAATAGCAAAACCAGGCATAATAAATATCTCATAAAAATATGTTCATAATTCTGACAATTACTAATCTGAaccccctcactcgaaagcccatttatgggtcgaagagtggaacacCGGCACCCATCTTTGGGGTATCAATTGCCTTTAGTGTCCATATTAAATTTTGAGAATGTTGGGGGTGGCTGGGAATCGAACCTTAGTCCTCCCGCCAGCCTAAGCTCTCataccatgttgagtaaccagctcatctaaaaccttaaggtattagaggaaggccccaatagGAACATATATTTAACAGGTATATGGATCTGCGAAGTGAATTAAGTATAGGATAATATTGATTTCCTTAAAGTTTAATGGAAGTGTGACTATATATAAACTTgggtaaataaaaaaaaaacaataGAGAAGGGTGGCATAAACAATAGACAAATGTGAATGAGGTCCATAACACAAAAAGACAGAAGAAGATTGTGAGAGAAACAGCACAGGATGGGGGAATGGTTGCCTTAGTAGGTAACTGGTGCCCAAGTCTCGCGGTGTATCTGGGATCTCAGTCTGAGCCACTCGACGAGGTAAACAGGCCTTATTTTTCGCCGAAACTACAACTCCAAtgatatttatttacttaacaAACAGTCATTATTATAATCACTCAGTGACTCACTCAGATGCTCAACTATTGCCTCACTTCACCTACGGAAAGGCATTAAGGCAATATGTAAATGGCATCACTCAGATGCATGCTAGACGTTTCCATAAGTATATTTTCAACCGGCTTCCATGAATTTCAGGTGATCTTGTATACTTATTGTCTTCTTCTACTTGTAATCATATGATAATCAAGAAGTCATCGTTGCACGAAAATACGACTAACTCACAACACAATATTTAACAATTTAGCCACGGACAAACTTAATGCAAGACACTGAAGTTGGTTTGTTATCTGTAGTATAAGAAGTTGTCAGCAAACGCCGTATCACCTAATCCACATCCTAACTGACACAAGCTTCGTTTGAGGAAAATAAAGATTCTCCCTTGTAATTGATGATCATAAGCCGCCTATTCTGTCTTATTACTCTTTGCCCCCCCCCTGTTTTTCTTAATGTTAATCTTTCATTGATAAATATTATGTTTCCCTCTTCCGTAGCCGGGGGCGGGGGAGCCAACATGGTCTAATCAACATAAGGATCTGACAGAAAACACAAGGTAAAGATTCTGAACTAGTGGTTTTACCTGACACTATCAAGAGTGGGGATGGGAAAATCAGAAGCGAATTCTAAGTAAAGGGAAAGATAAAAGTTAAATACCATTCAAACTTTATTTAGTTTCTGAAAAAAAAACCTTTCTTTAGTATTCTCTTCATTTAGTTGTCACCATCACAGAAAGTTCCATGTGGGTATCTAAGCTTCCAGGgttcaaaaaaaaatttaaattccaAACACTTGGTAAAACAGATACTGCAGACTGCAGTACACTATACCTTACTGGTAGCGTATTAGATATCGCAACAGGCAGTATGGTCTAGCAAAACGAAACGGATGCTTAAAGTGCCGGAAAGTATGAGAATCAGGTTCTTTTGTTATTACATTTGCCATTTCTAAGTAGATATGATATGAAGTTAAAATAATTTACATTTACCAGTTACCAAATTATCATTATGTGCAAAATTACAAGTTTCGTCTTACTTCTCTTTCACACTAACACACATACAAAAACATAAACATTACTATGATTAGCTGAACTATAAAACCAAGTTTATTATACATTTATAACATAGTATTCGGAACTATAACTATGGCCTTACTCTCCTCCTTATCAAGACAAAACTAGacaaaaccaaaccaaacataccTAGTACTGGGAAGAGTAAGATGTATACAAATCATGTCCCTATTCCAAAGAGTAGGGAGTTTGTTTTCGTCAAGCCCCGACTTAGTACATGACAAAAATAGTCCGTGATAAACGTAAACAATAAAAAAAAATGATAAATACTAATACAAAAGTAACAGTAAGAAAAGTGCACGAGATAAACCTGAACTCACGTGGTACGTACCTCCAACGACGCCTCTCGTTCTTCTGATCAAGAAAGAATCTTGTAAACAAGAAAGAGTGGGCCTAAATTTACTACAACTCTACAGTATAATGGATGACAAAATGCTCACCAAACAGAAGTTACAAAACCATGGGAATAAAGTCGCTTACCATGGATGACAATTGACATGAGTAAAACACTCATGACGAAACAGATCACACCTTTTCCTTCAAATAGCTGTCAGGATACACTGAATCATCGGTCTTTTGCAATAGAAAGATGCAGCTTACATATTAGCAAATTAATGTGTGAGAGGCTTAAACTTTACTTACCTACTCAATTGTTGCATTTGGTAATGTTACTGGGAACAGAAAGTCTGAAAATCATTGAAAACTTCAATGACTTCACTGGGTAATCATATGAACATAGAAGTCATAAATAAATCCTAGCATGACATAATCCAAAACCACAAAGTTGATTTGATGTTATGCATTCATGAGTTGAAGTGTTCAATAGAATGAATATAATTAGATATCAGGCTCTAAAAATTTATATCGCGTGAAGCGAATGAACTTGGCAGAAATAAACTCCAGTATAGGTCATAATTAATAAATGAGGACTCCAAATTATAACTATTTGATCTAGAACTAAGGGGGTGTATTCAATtgagattttgaaggattttTATAGATTTTAGAAATCATggggtattcaatttggattttaaataatcctttaaaatctgaagATATTCAATATGGATTGGAAAAAGTCGTTTAAAATctgtattcaatttagattttaaaaagtcaatcaaaatttggtggtattcagtttggattttaaaaaatccatcaaaatctgatggtattcaaaagtcaatggattttcttttatttaaaaaagttgtggattttgatggatttgctagtacatttttaatatcttgaaatctcttcaaaatacatgagattttgatggatttcCAAAAAACTCTTCAAAATCTGCAAGACTCTACAAGATTTTGGACCAACTCCATCAAAATCCATGAAGAATTAAAATCAacgaaaatcttttaaaatccaTGAATTATTAaaaatccttcaaaatctcaATTGAATACACCCGTAAAAGTGTTTGTTAGCATATTTGGTGTATAGACTTACAAATATTGGGCATAGTTAATGTGCTCAAGTGAGTTCAACCAGACAGCACATATAGCCTGAAATCTACACATTATAACTCAAATCGTGCCGTGCACTGCCATCTGGTATATATCCAAGAACATGATAACCTCTTGAAGGCATTATAATTTACATGGTGCATGCTCGATTATTTACATCGATACTCTTGCTTCTTTCTGACTACGGGAAGCCTGACAAATACTTTAAAGTTCTGACCAATGAAGGCCTATTTTGTCGAACTCTGAATTTATAACAGATGTGGAGGCATATATTCTTATCATCATGATCTGCAGAGGTAAAAGGAGTGACCGAAAATGTATAACCTTACAATTTAAGATCAAAATGAGCGCTCCTAAAGTTGTACTACTGCTAATGTTACTGCATTTGTAAGGTTTAATGATTTATGTGATACAACTCCTAGCAACATATATTGTCTAATTAAAATAAAATCTTGTGTCTTACTCTTATACTTATGAACGAAGGTTGATGGCAGATGCAACTTTAGTTAATAGACACTTCAAATCAGAGTCAAGTTCTATAGAGACCATTTTTTTTTAATACCATTGAGACCTGTAATTAAAATATTGcataaaaatattacaaaatgTATTATTTTACGAATAATGTTCTACAaagatcattattttattcaaaatcttgaacaTCATACATGTACTACATGAAGaacattacaaaatattttattttacgaaacatgtttagtttgcagaacatttgttcaAATTGAAGAACATATACATTATatttattaaacttaaatgatattcaacaattttaatgaattagtgatactcGTAGAACATatttcacaaaataatatatttcataatattttGATCAAGGAACGTAGATGCTTTCCGAGGTCTCCGATAAAAATGTGGTCTCCATATAACTTTTCTCCTTTCAATTTATTATGGTGCATTCCTTTTGTCTCAAAACTAAAGTAGGTTCTGTTTTCTCCATGGCTCAATTGCGTATGAATAAAGCTTTTTGACACCATTGGACAGTCACCCTTATAAAATTCTCAAAGCAAAACAGATCCATAGACTCAAAAATCTTGCAGGCCCTACATGGGAAGCTTTAACCATTAAGTGTTAACAAATTTAGTCTGGACTCTGATCCATTTATATTATCAGACGACCATAACATAGTTGAACCCAGTAGTCACTTTCCTATAATATAAGTGATCCAGGTTGCATTAAACTTAAGCCTGTAAGCTTAAAATCCTGGGAAACTGAAATTGATACATTACTAAATTATACATTCTCGCGGACCATATAACTTGACACCGCCTTGAAACAGAAAAGTAATGCTGATATTTCAGAATGTAGGTCAATTTAACATACATATCAGAAATTTATCCAAAGTAAGTGGCCATCTATAAACTGAAAAGACTTTTTTCCTCTTTCAACTAAAAAAAGGCATTTACTTTGTAGTTATGTAATCACAGAACCTTACTAAGCTCTATCTGGTGTTTTCTGCAGTTATAATAGAATTGATGATTTTCCTTATAGTAAACTTGTTCAATAGAAAAGTTGTTATGCAAAGAATAGGGTAGACTCTCCAGAAGgcaaatatatatttaatattctCCGGAACTAATGATGCAATGTGAAATCGCAATTTGGATCATCAAATTTATATACTCAAACTTTGGAGGTTGCAAAAGCAACATACTAATCATGATATGGACTTAGCAGGAACCATAACTGATGCTAACTTTACTACATTTTACAAAAGTTTGCAACACATATTCTGCTTGTCTTTCCTGCAGAAACGTAAGAGAAACATGACAACCAAATTACCCTGAACCATAGATTAAAATCAAGATGTAAATATTTTAATCCTGTTTGCTAAATATGGAAACAATATACACCTTTAAGCCATTGTCATTTGCTTATTTACATACTCAGTTATCATTCTACAAGTACCTTAACTTGTGCTGCGGCCTGCAACTAAAAGAGGCGCTAGAATGGCAACTAAATTAGACATCTAAAAGCGACTTTTAAGCAATTGGAGGGATAAACATATTTTGCCATATTTTTTCGACGTTCTTAGACATTTTCTTTCATTAGATTCAACACGCTGCACTTGGTAATGAAGAACAAGGTATACATCTACGTATG is a genomic window containing:
- the LOC141710816 gene encoding uncharacterized protein LOC141710816 is translated as MAGPSHLNSPHSLHVFCVKSPSSSSPTALSTMKLKSIVHTYILSHLCRIARALTKAKSILIDLIKEIQLLNFIQPTRRQKNKNKLFFGSFRLHYNWCSSHVLPVPSPISHIYHDNTWNSIISPGCSDIEESQLSGYLHWLERKVQEESKTEDMNEIDKLADMFIANCHEKFLLEKQESYRMFQEMMARSV